The Flavobacterium sp. M31R6 nucleotide sequence GGAGCTAATAGTATCTTGGCTAACGTAGGAGAATTGAGTAACCAAGGTTTTGAAATCGCTTTGACAGCTTCACCTTTTAGAACTCAGGATTTTTCTTGGGACATCACTTTGAACTGGGCAAAAAACATAAACAAAATTGTAAAATTGGCTAACGGTGCAAATGAATTATTGCATGCTGACTATGATGGATCGGCTGCTCAGTTGAAATCAGTTGTAGGTGAACCAATGGGAGGAATTTATGCTCACCCTGTTAAAACAGATGCTAGTGGTAATAAAATGGTTGACTCTGATGGATTTTATATGATCGATGGAGATAAATGGGAGAAATATGGAACAGCTACGCCTCAAGGTGTTGGTGGTTTGTTGAACACATTTACATATAAAAACTTAACTTTAGATGTGAATATCGATTATACTTATGGAGGTTATTTAATGCCAACAGGGGTTAACTGGATGAAATCTAGAGGATTGACAGAGGAAACTTTGAACTACAGTACTAATGATCGTGGAGGTTTAACGTACTATAAAGATGCTAGCGGTCAAGGTGTTCAAGTTGCTAATAGTCTAACTACTGGACCTAACGGAGAAACATTATACCGTGACGGTATGTTAATGGATGGTGTGACTGCAAGTGGAGCAACAAACACTAATGTTATATCTCAGGCAGGTTACTATAATATGACTTATAACTGGGGAGGTCCTCAATACAGTAGCTCACGTTACGAATTGTATATTCAAAAGAATAACTATATCAAAGTGAGAGAAATATCATTGTCTTATGGATTACCAAGTGTTTGGGCTAATAAAATAGGTGCTTCTAAAATCAGTTTTTCTGCTTTCGGACGTAACTTGTTCTATATCTACAGAACAATTAAGGATATGGATGCAGAGGCAACTACTGCAGGATCTAGATGGTCTCAAAACGTAAATAATTCCGGAACGACTCCTGCAACCAGAAGTTTTGGAGGAATGGTGAGAGTATCTTTCTAATTTTTGATAAATCATAATTTAAAAAAATATAACATGAGAAAATTATTATATATATCATTAGCGTCAGCAGCTGTTTTCTTTGGCTCTTGCTCGCAAGATGATTTTGCGGATGCTTATAAAAATCCTGCAAATGTTGAGACGACTACAGTTGCTAAGCAGTTTGCTGGATTCATGAAAATCAACTATGAGGATGTAATTCCATCATACTGGAATTATTTTACAGTTTTAAGAACAACTTCCCTAACATACACGCAAGCACACGGTTTTACAAACCTAACGGGTCGTTTTGTTCCGGGTGCTGCTGTAACCAATAGATGGGATAGATATTACAAATTCATTACCCAATATAGAGAGTTGGAAAAAGTTATGGCTTCTTTACCTGCAGCTGAGCAGACTGAAAAAAGAATCTTTATGATTACTTCAACTATCTATTTGTATGATCATACAGCAAAAATGGTTGATAACTTTGGAGATATTCCTTTTTCTGAAGCTGGAAAAATTAGTTTAACAGGTGGAGATTATGCTAGTGCATCGGCTAAGTATGATAACCAAACTGAACTATATACCATGATGTTAGATCAATTGAAAGCTTTCTCTACCGAATTGAATTCAATTACTTTGTCTGCAGGAGTTGGTTTAGAATTCAAAAATCAAGACTTGATCAATAAAGGTAACTTGGATAGTTGGAAAAACTATTGCAATTCTTTGCGTTTGCGAATGTTAAACAGAGTTTCTGCAGTTCCTGCTTTTGCAGCAAGAGCAAATACTGAAATTGCTCAAATCATTGCTGATGGAAAAATTGTAGATGAAAACTCAGAAAATATTGCATTCAGAGTTTACACTCAGGATACTGATTTGGATACTTCAGGATTTGTTGAAGCTTTAGAAAGCTGGAACAACAATGTTGCTCCAAAACCTATGATTGATCACATGAATGCTAATAATGATCCTCGTAAACCTTGGTTGTTTGAAGAAGGAGTTAATACAGCAGGTGTTTATACAGGACTTGATCCACTGTTGGCTTCATCCGTACAAGATCAGTTAATCACTGATGGAAAAATTTCAACCTATAATAGATCTGTAATCAGTAGAAACGACTGGTTGCCAGGAACATTAATCAATGCGGCTGAAGTAAACTTAATTCTTGCAGAGTATTATGCAAGAACGGGTAATGCTGGTACGGCAAAAACTCATTTCGAGAAAGCTATCAGACAATCAGTTGAATATTATGTAAGATTAGGGGATAAAGCTGATGATACAACTTGGAAACCAACTACAGAACCTACAACTGCTGAAGTTGATGCTTATATTGCTAAAATCAACTTCGCTGGAGCTGCAACACCTGCTGCTCAATTGCAGTTAATTGCTTTCCAAAAGTATATCCATTACAATATAATGCAAGCTGATGAATCTTGGGCTGAACAAAGAAGATTAAAACTTCCAGTTTTAACATTCCAAGAGGATGAGACTAGCAGTATTAGAAAAACACCACCAACACGTTGGACATATCCAAATTCTGAGAGTGTTTACAATACTGAGAATTACAATGCTGTTAAAGCAAATGATAATTTGAGTACTAAAATCTTTTGGGATGTAAAATAAGCTCATTTTTTAGTTAATATTTTTTGTTAGTAATGGGTAAACCCCGGACTCTAGATATTTCTTGAGGTCGGGGTTTTCTTTATATGATATAATGATATATTAAATAACAAATAAATGAAATGAGAAGAATCATATTCAGATTATTACTGATTACCTTGTTTGGATTGGTACAATATCATTAAGTTAAGGATTTCTCTCTAAATTTTTAAAAATTTGGCTCTCGCAAAGACACGAAGGCGTTAAGAAATTGGTTCTAAATTTTGTTTCTTTGCGGCTTCTCATGAACAATTAAGGCTTAACTTAATGACATTGTAATACTGCTACAATTACTGGAAGAAAGTAAAAATCGACACCGATTCCGCGTCGTCTAAATAGTAAAACTACGCACACAGCGATTCGTTAAAAGTTTTGGTATTGGATAATCCAACAACCAATGAAGTAAAATGGTCGGCTTCGTTTAAGAAATAAATCTTTATCACATAAATAAATCGGCGAATCTGCGGTTAATTTTACCGCAGATTCGCCGATTTTATTTTTAAAAGTAATTTCCTTTATTCAATTCCAATCGTTGTTCTAAACAGCTAAAATGGGCAATTGAGAAATCTTGAAGTGTTTTAGTTTTGCTTGATAAAACTTAGCGGTTGCTCATAGTTGGCAATAGCTGTCAAAGCATTGTAAATGTATTGGCAAACCAAAACAGCACCTTCTCTGTTAATTAAAGCAGAATCGTCTTCCGGCGTATGGTATTGCGGGTGTCCGCCTGTGTGTAACCCAATAGCCGAAATGTCATTTTTGTAAAAAGTAACGTGGTCTGAACCGCCTACATCTCCGGCAAATACAATCGGATTCAGTCCGCTGCCTTCACCCAGTTTTTTCATCAATTCCACTCCATCAGGAAAAGTGCCGGCACCACCCATATACAGTTCTTTTTTGTCGTTCAATCGGCCAACCATATCCATGTTGATCATTACTTTTACGGCACTTTTATCAATAGGGAGGTGGCTTACGAAATACTTGGATCCCAATAAACCTTCTTCTTCTCCGCTAAAGGAAATAAAAATGATGCTTCTCTTGGTAGTGATTTTATCATTGTGGCATTTCTCCAAAATGGACAACAAAGCCGATACGCCCGAAGCATTGTCATCGGCTCCATTATGAATAGCAAGTGTATCTTTTTTTTTGCTACCAGAACCTTTTCCTCCCCATCCCCAATGATCGTAATGAGCTCCAATCACGATGAATTCTTTTTTCAAGTTTTCATCAGAACCTTCAATATATCCTACCACATTTTGAGTAGATACACTATCCGATTTCATTTTGTTGATGTCTGGTTTTATAAAGACTTTGAAGGACTGATAATAATTGTCATTAAATTTTTTCAACCCAAATTTTTTAAAATATTTTTTGATATAAGCTGCTGCTTCATTGTTGCCTTTTGTCCCAACAAGACGACCTTCTAATTTGTCTGAAGCCAAATAACTGTCATGTTTATAGAATGTTTCGGTTGAAAATGTAGATTGTGCGGTTCCTTTTTCGGTTGCTAGAAAAGCAACGACAAAAAGTAAAATAATTTTTTTAAGCATGTATTTTAGAATTTAATTATAAAAAAAGAAATCCTGCAGGGTTTTTAAAAGCCCCACAGGATAACAAAATTTACTGTATTTGCATTTCGATTATCGTATCTATTGAATCGATTTTCACACCATCCAAGTACACAAAAGTTCCTTCAGGTTGTTGTTTGAATTTCAGTTCTTTTTTGCCGTCCATCAAATAACATTTTTTGATTTTTTGCTTCATTTCAGGGATAAAAATATACTCTGTTTGTTTTGGAGTGTTGATGATGTGTGCATACCAGATTTTGTCTTTGGCAGTAAATACACCCCAATCTTGGGTTTTCATTACCCCACCTCTGGTTCCGTAAATGGTGTTTCCGTTTTGCTCCATCCAAGTTCCCATTTCTTTCAATGTAGCCACAAATTCTGGTTGGATTGTTCCGTCGGCCATTGGACCAACATTCAAAAGGAAATTGGCGTTCAAACTGGCTGCATTTATCATGTAATGCAATAAGTCTTTGGTGGATTTGTATTTTCTGTCAGTAATGTTGAAACCCCATGAATTGTTCATCGTTTCGCAGGTTTCCAAAGGCAATTGAGAGATGGATTGTCCACCAAAACCAGAAGTGTTTCCGCCTGGTAAATCTTTTTCAAACGCCTGAAAATCCTCTCCCGCAATTGGAGTCAGGTGATGATTGTTTGAAATCAAACAGTCGGGTTGAAGTGAATGAATCAATTTATAGATTTCATCATAATGCCAATTTACTTTTGAGGACAATGTTTTGTCTGTATCGTTATCCAATTGATCCCAATGACCGTCAAACCAGATTCCGCTAATTTTTCCGTAATTGGTCAACAACTCTGTCAATTGCCCTTTCATAAAGCGAATATAGCTGTCCCAATCACTTTTTTGAGTTCTACCAGTTCCTTTTCCTGTTTTTCCAGTTTCGTATTGGTAATCGGTTCTTGTCCAATCCAAAAGAGAATAATAGCAGAACAATTTGATGCCTTGTTTGTGGCATTCATCTGCCAATTCTTTTAATAAATCTCTTTTGAAATGGGTATTTGTAATTTTCCAATCGGATAATTTGGTATCAAAATTGCTAAAACCGTCGTGATGGCGTGTTGTGAAAGTGATGTATTTCATTCCTGCCGATTTCGCAATCCCAACCCACTTTTTTGCATCAAAATCCTGCGGATTGAATACATTAATCAATCTTCCGTATTCGGTAACTTTAATGTTTTGATTGTTCATAACCCATTCGCCATTGCCAAGAACACTATAAGGTCCGAAGTGAATGAACATCCCGAATTTATCGTCTTGAAATTCTTTTCTGTTTTTCATATTTCCCTCCGAAGGGGTGTACGTTTGTGCCTGTATTCCCATCCAACTCATCGAGCAGAACAACAGACTAAGTGCCAGTTTTTTCATTTATATTTAAAGGTTTAAGGTTTTTTGAAATAACAGTGTCAATAGGTATTGAAACTGCAATTAGTTAATGTATTTGATAATGATATTATGTTTATTTTTCTCCAATCAAAAATCCGGAAACATTCCAGGCACTACTGCTGGTTCCCTCAGGCTTTCCTAGTGGTATCGAAACACGAATTGTATGTTTTCCGGGTGTAAGATTTCCTAAATCAATCAAATTTGGATTGGTTGTTGTTCCTGGACACCAGTTCGAGCGACTTTCATCAGATGAGGATAATCCGTTGCCAAAATTTCCCGAAGCAGGATTACTCAATCGGTACGATCCGCAATCGGTACGCCAGGGAGTGAATCCAAAAACTTCCTTTCCGTCAATTAGAATGGTGTTCTTTTTTTGTAAAAACTCATCTCCATTTTCCCATCCTCCGTGGCCAGTTGTGGTATAACTCAATTTGAAATTTTTATATCCTTGCGGTACTTCAAAAGTCATTTCGAGTCCTTTTTCGTTGTCAAACATAGTAGAGTATTCCTGCCCCGCCATTTCCATTACGTTCAGTGTATTGAATAGGGGTAAAATAAAATCACCTTTTGGATTGTTGTCTTCGCCTTGGTGAATTGTGATGTTCAAACTCGCTTTGTGTCCGCCCGCATCATAATTTCCAATAAACATTCCTATGTATACTTCCTGATTGCTCAATTTGGGCTGCAATAGTGAAATGTCCTGACGATAGATAACACTGTCTTGCCAAGCTTTGTTTTTTAGCTCTAAATAGTTGAAATGCTTCACTCCAAATGGGGTAAAAAAACGCATCATTTCGAGCAAAGGTGTATATTCGTCTGTTGCCACAACGCCTTGGTATTTTTTGCCGTTTCCGTTTTCATAAGCAGGCAATGTTTTGACTCCATTTTTCAATCCGTCAAGAAATGATTGTTTCTTGTCCATTGGAATCATAAAAACCGAACCGGTTCTGTCGTAAGCATCACCGTTCGACTGTTGGGTAACATCAACATAAATAGCGCTTCCTTTTTTTATTTCTGGGAATTTAATTTTTCGAACGATTACCGTTCCGCTCGCAAATCGAAAAATACTGTCATTCGATTTTGCGTCGGAAACAAAATGTATTTGCTCTTTATTGAAAACGGGGATATTCACAAAGCGACTTTTCCAAAGTAAATCTTTGTAAGTCAATTGATCAACTGCTGGAACTGAAGGAATAGCCAAAACCGAAGGGATTGCTTTTAGAGTCTCAATTTTTGTAGCTGTCAAAGTGCTATTTCCGTTGCGGATGGTTTCGAGAACCAAACCTAAATCTTGTCCCAAAACTCCTGGACCACCTTTCAATCCCAATTCGTTGGTGTACCAAATTTCAATTTTATTTGAGTTTACCGAAGTCGTTGCTTTTTTGCAAGTATAATTCAGAATTTTTTTGGTTTCATTGCTGAATTCAAATTTTTGTTTTCCCAAAGCCTCAGTGTCGTGACTTAGAATCGATTTGGTTGCATACAGTTGTGCCCATTGTGAAATGGTTTTGGTATTAAAATCAACAAAAGTTTGTTCGAATGGAAAATCTGCTTTCTGCTGCATGATTTTGTCAGAGGTAATCAAACTCAAATCTTTGGAAGCAAATAGAAACATCAAATTTTGATTTTCGACCAGTTTTCCATTTGAAGTCCTTTGATATGTAATTTTAATTGCTTTTGGAACTTTTTGAGCAAAAGACAAATTGATTGCACAAAATGTAAAGAATGTAAATAGAATTTTTTTCATGTTTTAGTTTTGATAGGTAGTGTTAGGTTGGGTAAACTGATAATAGGAATTTAATTAACTAAATCGTTTTATTAAATAACAAATATAATTAATAACTCTATATAAAAGTGAAGGGAAGCAATATTATTATTTTCCAATTGTATATGAACATATCATTTTGTATAAATGAAAAAAGAAATTTTTGGCGCCTCATTTGTTGAAAATCAGCCATTTTGCTATAACGTTTTAGTATAAAAGAAATTTTAGTAAACATTACTAAAAATCAGCAGCTTACATTTTTGTTAAATAATTTTTTTCATAAGATAAAAAAACTATTTTTGTCATATGTATGAACATTTGAACAAACTGCCTTTGCTGGATCACGACAGCAAGATTCCGTTGCATAAGCAAGTGGAGGAACAATTACGTGAACTAATCAAACATCCCGATTTTAAAGATGGCGAATTATTCCCAAAAGAAGTCGATCTGGCTAAGCGTTGGGGGATTTCCCGCAACACGCTACGCCAAGCAATTGCCATTTTGGTAAATGAAAATCTTTTGGTTCGAAAAAAAGGTTCAGGAACACGGGTTTCTCAAAATAGGATCACTACCAATCTGAACAATTGGATGAGTTTTACTCACGAGATGGAGGATATGGGACTGGAATTTAAAAACCTATCGGTGAATGTGGAAATGGTTCCGGCCAGTGCCAAAGTAGCTAAACATTTGCAGATTAATGAAGGTGATGAAGTCCTGCTTTTGCAACGCACCCGAAGTATTGATGACAGTCCGATGGTGTATTTCGAATCCTATTTTCATCCACGAATAGGTCTTTCGATTGAAGAAAATTTTGAAATTCCTTTGTATGAAATTCTTGGTAATAAGTACAATGTGGTTCCAGTGTATTCTCAGGAAGAACTCAAAGCCATTGCTGCAAGTAAGCGAATCTCAGGCCTTTTGAAGATCGAAAAAGACCAACCCGTTCTGGAGAGAAGACGTGTGGTACTGGACACGGCCAGAAAACCCATTGAGTACAATATTTGTTATTACCGAAACGACTGGTTTACCTACACGATAGAAATAAAACGCACGATTTAAAAAGGAATGAAGAAAATTGGAATTGATGTAGGTGGAAGCCATGTTACTGTTAGCGTTATCGAAAATAACATTGTTAGAAATTGTCCACAGACAATAATAAGAAAGGAAATTAATGCAAAAGAAAACCCGACGGCAATTATTTCAGCCATTGGTGGTTGCATAAAAGAAGTTTTAAGTGATGGAATGACTGTTGATGCAGTGGGAATCGCTTTTCCGGGACCTTTCAATTACGACAAAGGAGTAAGTAAAATAAAAGGAGTGGGCGGGAAATTCGAACCGACTTTTGGTGTGCATATCCAACAAGCGTTCCAAAACTTTACAGGATTAAATACAGTTCCTTTTGTATTTGCCAATGATGCGCATTGTTTTGCCGAGGGCGCTTATTTCCGTCACCAATTGAAAAGTAATAGAACTATTTTCTTGACTCTGGGAACTGGTTTTGGTTCTGCTTTCATGATTGATGGAGATTTGGCAGAAAAACATCCAGACATACCGGAAAATGGAGTGTTTTATGATAAACCTTTTCTAGATACAATTGCAGATGAATGTTTTTCGACTCGTTGGATTTTGGCCGAATACAAACGTCTTTCGGGAGAAACTATTGAGTCGGTTAAGGCTATTGCAGCTTTAAATACGGAAGTTTCTAATGCCATTTTTAGAAATTTTGGAGCCAATATGGGAGCTTTCCTTTTTCCTTGGTTCGAAAAATTTGGTTGCGAGGAACTTGTCATCGGCGGAAATATTTCTAAAGCCAGAGCTTTGTTTTTGCCGGCTTTGGAAGAAAAATTGAATTCATTAAAAAATAAAATTAACATCGTTTTCTGTGATGATGCTGAGCAAAGCATTTTAAGAGGAGCGACAATTATAGCAGATAAGAAAAATAAAATACAAATGGAGAAAGCGATTCAATCCAAAAGAAAAACTACACAAGCTTTATTACCGATAAATGCGGTCGTAAAAAACAATTCAGAATACAATATCTTTCCTTCTTTCCACACCAATTCAGATGTTTTTGTGGGATTTGCTTCCTTGGCCAATGCCATTACCCAACAAAAAACCGTTGTTATTGATGGATTTGGAGGGGTACTTTGGGAAAATTTTAGAAATCATTTGAATTCGGCTTTGACCGATAAAAAGATAAATGTGCTTTGGTACGATATTGATTCCTGTTTGAAATCATCTGCTGAAATCGACGCAATGATCAAACCTAATATGAATGGGGATGATTTGGTTTTCGGAAAAAGGTATGTAGGTGAGCTTTCGGATTTCTTTGATGTAGAAAAATTGAATATGCTGAAACCAGACGGAACAGCTGATGTTTGTATCGTATATGGAACTGGAGCTTCTTTGGCGAATTGGGAAGGACAGCAAATTTATGTGGATGTTCCGAAAAATGAAATTCAATACCGAATGAGAGCCTGTTCGACCAAAAACATTGGTT carries:
- a CDS encoding GntR family transcriptional regulator encodes the protein MYEHLNKLPLLDHDSKIPLHKQVEEQLRELIKHPDFKDGELFPKEVDLAKRWGISRNTLRQAIAILVNENLLVRKKGSGTRVSQNRITTNLNNWMSFTHEMEDMGLEFKNLSVNVEMVPASAKVAKHLQINEGDEVLLLQRTRSIDDSPMVYFESYFHPRIGLSIEENFEIPLYEILGNKYNVVPVYSQEELKAIAASKRISGLLKIEKDQPVLERRRVVLDTARKPIEYNICYYRNDWFTYTIEIKRTI
- a CDS encoding GLPGLI family protein, giving the protein MKKILFTFFTFCAINLSFAQKVPKAIKITYQRTSNGKLVENQNLMFLFASKDLSLITSDKIMQQKADFPFEQTFVDFNTKTISQWAQLYATKSILSHDTEALGKQKFEFSNETKKILNYTCKKATTSVNSNKIEIWYTNELGLKGGPGVLGQDLGLVLETIRNGNSTLTATKIETLKAIPSVLAIPSVPAVDQLTYKDLLWKSRFVNIPVFNKEQIHFVSDAKSNDSIFRFASGTVIVRKIKFPEIKKGSAIYVDVTQQSNGDAYDRTGSVFMIPMDKKQSFLDGLKNGVKTLPAYENGNGKKYQGVVATDEYTPLLEMMRFFTPFGVKHFNYLELKNKAWQDSVIYRQDISLLQPKLSNQEVYIGMFIGNYDAGGHKASLNITIHQGEDNNPKGDFILPLFNTLNVMEMAGQEYSTMFDNEKGLEMTFEVPQGYKNFKLSYTTTGHGGWENGDEFLQKKNTILIDGKEVFGFTPWRTDCGSYRLSNPASGNFGNGLSSSDESRSNWCPGTTTNPNLIDLGNLTPGKHTIRVSIPLGKPEGTSSSAWNVSGFLIGEK
- a CDS encoding SusD/RagB family nutrient-binding outer membrane lipoprotein, encoding MRKLLYISLASAAVFFGSCSQDDFADAYKNPANVETTTVAKQFAGFMKINYEDVIPSYWNYFTVLRTTSLTYTQAHGFTNLTGRFVPGAAVTNRWDRYYKFITQYRELEKVMASLPAAEQTEKRIFMITSTIYLYDHTAKMVDNFGDIPFSEAGKISLTGGDYASASAKYDNQTELYTMMLDQLKAFSTELNSITLSAGVGLEFKNQDLINKGNLDSWKNYCNSLRLRMLNRVSAVPAFAARANTEIAQIIADGKIVDENSENIAFRVYTQDTDLDTSGFVEALESWNNNVAPKPMIDHMNANNDPRKPWLFEEGVNTAGVYTGLDPLLASSVQDQLITDGKISTYNRSVISRNDWLPGTLINAAEVNLILAEYYARTGNAGTAKTHFEKAIRQSVEYYVRLGDKADDTTWKPTTEPTTAEVDAYIAKINFAGAATPAAQLQLIAFQKYIHYNIMQADESWAEQRRLKLPVLTFQEDETSSIRKTPPTRWTYPNSESVYNTENYNAVKANDNLSTKIFWDVK
- a CDS encoding alpha-L-fucosidase produces the protein MKKLALSLLFCSMSWMGIQAQTYTPSEGNMKNRKEFQDDKFGMFIHFGPYSVLGNGEWVMNNQNIKVTEYGRLINVFNPQDFDAKKWVGIAKSAGMKYITFTTRHHDGFSNFDTKLSDWKITNTHFKRDLLKELADECHKQGIKLFCYYSLLDWTRTDYQYETGKTGKGTGRTQKSDWDSYIRFMKGQLTELLTNYGKISGIWFDGHWDQLDNDTDKTLSSKVNWHYDEIYKLIHSLQPDCLISNNHHLTPIAGEDFQAFEKDLPGGNTSGFGGQSISQLPLETCETMNNSWGFNITDRKYKSTKDLLHYMINAASLNANFLLNVGPMADGTIQPEFVATLKEMGTWMEQNGNTIYGTRGGVMKTQDWGVFTAKDKIWYAHIINTPKQTEYIFIPEMKQKIKKCYLMDGKKELKFKQQPEGTFVYLDGVKIDSIDTIIEMQIQ
- a CDS encoding M20/M25/M40 family metallo-hydrolase, with the protein product MLKKIILLFVVAFLATEKGTAQSTFSTETFYKHDSYLASDKLEGRLVGTKGNNEAAAYIKKYFKKFGLKKFNDNYYQSFKVFIKPDINKMKSDSVSTQNVVGYIEGSDENLKKEFIVIGAHYDHWGWGGKGSGSKKKDTLAIHNGADDNASGVSALLSILEKCHNDKITTKRSIIFISFSGEEEGLLGSKYFVSHLPIDKSAVKVMINMDMVGRLNDKKELYMGGAGTFPDGVELMKKLGEGSGLNPIVFAGDVGGSDHVTFYKNDISAIGLHTGGHPQYHTPEDDSALINREGAVLVCQYIYNALTAIANYEQPLSFIKQN
- a CDS encoding ROK family protein, with product MKKIGIDVGGSHVTVSVIENNIVRNCPQTIIRKEINAKENPTAIISAIGGCIKEVLSDGMTVDAVGIAFPGPFNYDKGVSKIKGVGGKFEPTFGVHIQQAFQNFTGLNTVPFVFANDAHCFAEGAYFRHQLKSNRTIFLTLGTGFGSAFMIDGDLAEKHPDIPENGVFYDKPFLDTIADECFSTRWILAEYKRLSGETIESVKAIAALNTEVSNAIFRNFGANMGAFLFPWFEKFGCEELVIGGNISKARALFLPALEEKLNSLKNKINIVFCDDAEQSILRGATIIADKKNKIQMEKAIQSKRKTTQALLPINAVVKNNSEYNIFPSFHTNSDVFVGFASLANAITQQKTVVIDGFGGVLWENFRNHLNSALTDKKINVLWYDIDSCLKSSAEIDAMIKPNMNGDDLVFGKRYVGELSDFFDVEKLNMLKPDGTADVCIVYGTGASLANWEGQQIYVDVPKNEIQYRMRACSTKNIGCTDTLAYSQIYKRLYFIEWPVLNAHKERLLPKIDLIVDEQRIDEITWMQGSNFRKALDSMLEGPLRARPWFEAGVWGGHWMKNRIEDLNQDEVNYAWSFELITPENGIVFEGNNNLLEVSFDFLMFRDNKKVLGKAADRFGNDFPIRFDYLDTFDGGNLSVQCHPRPEYIKENFGEAFTQDETYYILDCTDDANVYLGFTEDINPKEFGNALLESQKTGEPIEIEKYVQKFKAQKHDLFLIPNGTIHASGINNMVLEISSTPYIFTFKMYDWVRPGLDGKPRPINVEHGLNNVYFDRKGERVANEFISKQKVVKEFSNGLKMSLPTHEEHFYAVDRYEFTGEIEIETLGQCHICMLVEGDSADVSIGENTQTFKYAETFVIPANVPKYKINYKGDKKAFVVVSYVKDSWC